One Paenibacillus sp. FSL H7-0737 DNA segment encodes these proteins:
- a CDS encoding GH39 family glycosyl hydrolase — MKTTYEVITTNRYTPFRLLLHRPNHVQMHWHENLEIIFVLKGTIELFRQQERHLLHESAITVINSKEVHSISGDENSLILALQVSHSYIEEQFTVIKELQFHCDSYLYDHQHQIEFDPIRQMLAYMMLTYTKQALGYELELKGLLFRLMAYLVKYYSKPLQGKDASSDVKFMDRLLAITEFIQHNYAKPISLTEIAEQEFLSVHYLSRFFQKFLGTTFSQYLNGVRLEHALDELNYSDLTITQVALNNGFPSIKSFNKVFKEFYGATPREYRAKRAGDMSAYANARASKTPNYLEMNQQDAFKELFKYLPSESQESNFIMQDKMVVKTESIHLDVNNSTPLMHTWRKLTSIGKAKEGLFGEVQRQLIQLQKDIGFSYIRFHGIFDDEMMVYHENGRGEPYYLFTYVDQLFDFFLSIGLKPFIELGFMPSKLASGDATIFVKKSNVSYPNQLTRWMGLVEALMDHCIERYGVEEVTTWYVEVWNEPDVISFWSGTQEQYFTFYQATHEVIRKYPKLRMGGPSLLSPTILNDTWLQDFLYFCMQNHCLPDFISFHSYPFDQIFYDAMQLDGGMSEEFVWTAEEMSKYWTLSAAEDYLSQVIVKARDIVVESGANIKEIHLTEWNSSGNQRDLIHDTCYQSAYIVKNVIDTIDQVDSLCYWTSTDFLEEFLVPNQVFHGGLGLMTNNGIEKAAYHAYQMLAKLGSEMIQRGENYCITRQGNEIQVLLFHYVHTDALYRRNDVSHLNEYDRYRIFKHNDPLELTLELLGLAPGSYQIRKTVLNRQWGSSYDHWVDMGHPVHLHSEDISYLRSVSLPKREIFVQLIDQQFNLKAELSPHEVQLYEMKRI; from the coding sequence ATGAAAACTACCTATGAGGTCATCACAACCAATCGTTATACTCCGTTCCGGTTATTGCTTCATCGCCCGAATCATGTGCAGATGCATTGGCATGAAAATTTAGAGATTATTTTTGTCCTGAAGGGCACGATCGAGTTGTTTCGGCAACAAGAGCGGCATCTTCTGCACGAATCAGCCATTACCGTTATTAATTCGAAGGAGGTTCATTCGATCAGTGGCGATGAGAACAGCTTGATCTTAGCGCTGCAGGTGTCTCATTCTTATATAGAAGAGCAGTTTACAGTAATTAAAGAGCTGCAGTTCCATTGTGATTCTTATCTATACGACCATCAGCATCAGATCGAGTTCGATCCGATCCGGCAGATGTTGGCGTACATGATGCTGACGTATACGAAACAAGCACTGGGTTATGAACTGGAGCTGAAAGGTTTATTGTTCCGGCTCATGGCGTATCTTGTTAAATATTATTCCAAGCCTTTGCAGGGCAAAGATGCATCATCCGATGTGAAGTTCATGGATCGCCTCTTGGCCATTACCGAGTTCATTCAACATAATTATGCGAAGCCGATCTCTTTAACAGAGATTGCTGAGCAAGAATTTTTGTCGGTGCACTATTTGTCTCGATTTTTCCAAAAGTTTTTGGGTACGACCTTCTCTCAATACCTTAACGGTGTGCGTCTGGAGCATGCTTTAGATGAATTGAATTACAGTGATTTAACGATCACCCAAGTGGCGCTGAATAACGGATTTCCCAGTATCAAATCATTTAATAAGGTATTCAAAGAGTTTTACGGAGCAACACCGAGAGAGTATCGCGCGAAGCGCGCGGGAGATATGTCCGCTTATGCGAATGCCAGAGCATCGAAGACTCCTAATTATCTGGAAATGAATCAACAGGATGCCTTCAAGGAACTATTCAAATATTTGCCGAGCGAATCTCAGGAATCCAACTTTATTATGCAAGATAAAATGGTCGTAAAGACAGAGAGCATCCACCTCGATGTAAATAATTCAACGCCGCTTATGCATACTTGGCGAAAATTGACTTCGATTGGCAAAGCGAAAGAGGGTTTATTCGGAGAGGTGCAGCGGCAGCTCATCCAGCTTCAGAAGGATATCGGGTTCTCCTATATCCGGTTTCATGGCATCTTCGACGACGAGATGATGGTGTATCATGAGAACGGACGAGGCGAGCCGTATTATCTGTTTACTTATGTGGATCAGCTATTTGACTTTTTCCTGAGCATAGGCCTGAAGCCGTTCATCGAGCTTGGGTTTATGCCTTCGAAGCTGGCGTCTGGTGATGCGACAATTTTCGTGAAAAAGAGCAATGTCAGCTATCCCAATCAATTAACGCGCTGGATGGGGCTCGTCGAAGCACTGATGGACCACTGTATCGAGCGATACGGTGTTGAAGAGGTGACTACTTGGTATGTTGAAGTATGGAATGAACCTGATGTCATCTCCTTTTGGAGCGGGACTCAAGAGCAGTATTTCACCTTCTATCAGGCAACCCATGAAGTGATCCGGAAGTATCCCAAGCTTAGAATGGGGGGGCCAAGCTTGTTGTCTCCAACGATTCTTAATGATACTTGGTTACAGGATTTTCTGTACTTCTGCATGCAAAACCATTGTTTGCCCGACTTTATATCGTTCCATAGCTACCCGTTCGATCAGATTTTTTACGATGCCATGCAGCTCGATGGGGGGATGTCGGAGGAATTCGTTTGGACGGCAGAGGAAATGTCGAAATATTGGACACTGTCGGCGGCTGAAGATTATTTATCGCAAGTCATCGTCAAAGCGCGTGATATAGTTGTTGAATCCGGAGCAAATATCAAGGAAATTCACTTGACGGAGTGGAATTCGAGCGGCAACCAACGAGACTTGATTCATGATACATGCTATCAATCCGCTTATATCGTGAAGAACGTCATCGATACGATCGACCAAGTGGATAGTCTTTGTTATTGGACGAGTACAGATTTTCTGGAAGAGTTTCTTGTGCCGAATCAAGTGTTTCACGGCGGACTCGGGCTGATGACGAACAACGGGATTGAGAAAGCTGCTTATCACGCTTATCAAATGCTTGCCAAATTAGGTTCTGAGATGATCCAGCGCGGCGAGAACTATTGTATTACGAGACAAGGAAATGAGATTCAGGTGCTCTTATTCCATTATGTACATACAGATGCCTTGTATCGTCGTAATGACGTCTCTCATTTGAATGAATACGATCGCTATCGCATTTTCAAGCATAACGATCCGCTCGAGCTTACCTTGGAATTGTTGGGCCTTGCGCCAGGCAGCTATCAGATTCGCAAAACAGTGTTGAACCGCCAATGGGGCAGCTCCTACGATCATTGGGTGGACATGGGACACCCCGTACATCTTCATTCGGAGGATATTTCCTATCTAAGGAGTGTAAGTCTTCCGAAACGGGAAATTTTCGTTCAACTCATCGATCAGCAATTTAATCTCAAAGCAGAACTTTCACCGCATGAAGTCCAATTGTATGAAATGAAAAGAATCTAA
- a CDS encoding carboxylesterase/lipase family protein has product MMTAKNFVCSSAEPIVQTKAGKMRGFQVNGTYTFHGIKYADAKRFQMPTEVAPWEGIKDALAYGYVSPMLTQDQPQMEVLVPHRYWPMDENCQYLNIWTQSLEPQAKKPVMVWLHGGGFAAGSSIEQVAYEGDKLSEFGDVVVVTLNHRLNILGYMNLSAFGDKYVNSANAGNADMVAALKWIQENITAFGGDPDNVTIFGQSGGGMKVWTLMNTPAADGLFHKGVIQSGLIDGFLDTSKTDSTAIVKALLAELNMGADEVEKLEAVPYPQLAAAYNKVAPALAMQGEYIGGNPMPNEFYVGDPREVGFTEHAKTIPVLIGSVFGEFAFGPGVPNKQDVSEDATMETLTQKYGNHTEKLVTQFKEAYPDKHLSDLLFLDTFFRIPTKDFIEKKSGHEEAPTYSYLFTYEFPFEGGKTAWHCAEIPFVFHNTERVPVCLIPGVSDRMEERICGAWVSFARYGNPNIPSLPQWPACKPGDESTMIFDRNCVVKHNFDHALMDTLLKTNPKLPFLPNNEAEEEGFILH; this is encoded by the coding sequence ATGATGACAGCAAAAAATTTCGTATGTTCCTCAGCAGAACCCATTGTACAGACCAAAGCTGGAAAAATGAGAGGCTTTCAGGTCAACGGCACTTATACCTTTCACGGGATAAAGTACGCAGATGCCAAGCGCTTCCAGATGCCCACAGAGGTAGCGCCTTGGGAGGGAATTAAGGATGCACTCGCTTACGGTTATGTGTCTCCCATGTTAACCCAGGATCAGCCTCAAATGGAAGTGCTGGTTCCTCACCGTTACTGGCCTATGGATGAGAATTGTCAGTATCTGAATATCTGGACTCAGAGCCTTGAACCGCAGGCCAAAAAACCTGTTATGGTATGGCTGCACGGGGGCGGTTTCGCAGCTGGCTCTTCTATTGAACAGGTAGCTTATGAAGGAGACAAGCTTAGCGAGTTCGGTGATGTGGTCGTAGTAACCTTAAATCACCGATTGAATATTCTGGGATACATGAACCTGTCTGCTTTTGGAGATAAATACGTCAATTCCGCTAATGCCGGAAATGCCGATATGGTAGCAGCTTTAAAATGGATTCAGGAGAACATTACAGCTTTCGGCGGCGATCCGGACAATGTGACCATCTTCGGACAGTCTGGTGGCGGTATGAAGGTATGGACACTAATGAATACTCCGGCAGCAGACGGCCTGTTCCATAAGGGCGTTATCCAGAGCGGATTAATTGATGGTTTTTTGGACACCAGCAAGACTGATAGCACCGCCATTGTAAAGGCACTGTTAGCAGAGCTTAATATGGGCGCGGACGAAGTAGAAAAATTGGAAGCGGTTCCTTATCCTCAGTTAGCTGCAGCTTATAATAAAGTTGCACCGGCGCTCGCAATGCAAGGGGAATACATTGGCGGCAATCCTATGCCTAATGAATTCTATGTAGGCGACCCTAGAGAGGTGGGCTTTACCGAGCATGCGAAGACCATTCCGGTATTGATTGGTAGCGTATTTGGTGAGTTCGCTTTTGGTCCCGGTGTTCCTAACAAGCAGGACGTGTCTGAGGATGCCACCATGGAGACGCTGACTCAAAAGTATGGCAATCATACGGAGAAGCTGGTCACACAATTTAAGGAAGCGTATCCGGATAAACACTTGTCCGACCTGCTATTCTTAGATACCTTCTTCCGTATTCCAACCAAGGACTTTATCGAGAAGAAATCCGGACACGAGGAAGCTCCTACCTACTCCTACTTGTTTACTTATGAATTTCCTTTTGAGGGGGGCAAGACAGCATGGCACTGTGCTGAGATCCCTTTCGTGTTCCATAATACGGAACGTGTTCCCGTGTGCCTCATTCCGGGAGTTTCCGATCGGATGGAGGAACGCATCTGTGGTGCCTGGGTAAGCTTTGCACGCTATGGCAATCCTAACATCCCTTCCCTCCCCCAGTGGCCGGCATGTAAACCGGGAGATGAGTCTACCATGATTTTTGACCGCAACTGTGTAGTAAAGCATAATTTTGATCATGCATTGATGGATACTTTATTGAAAACGAACCCGAAGCTGCCTTTCCTGCCAAACAATGAGGCCGAAGAAGAAGGATTTATTTTGCATTAA
- the pgmB gene encoding beta-phosphoglucomutase: MMRAVIFDLDGVLVSTDHFHYKAWKQIADRLNIPFDEDVNNRLRGVSRMESLDIILSGASDKQFTDEQKRSLAEEKNTIYRKFLEQLSPADILPGVTETLEGLKVKGVAAAVGSSSKNARFILEQVGLLDWFAVVVDGNQILRSKPDPEVFLLAASQLECDASACLVVEDAVAGVQAGVHAGMEVAAVGDAVNSKEATFTLQRIDQLLKLI; this comes from the coding sequence ATGATGCGTGCCGTTATATTTGACCTTGACGGTGTACTGGTATCGACGGATCATTTTCATTATAAGGCTTGGAAGCAAATAGCAGATCGGCTGAACATTCCTTTCGATGAGGATGTCAATAACCGATTGCGCGGTGTGAGTCGCATGGAGAGTCTGGATATTATTTTATCCGGTGCTTCGGACAAACAATTTACAGATGAGCAGAAGCGATCGTTAGCAGAGGAGAAAAATACGATTTATCGTAAGTTTCTGGAGCAGCTTTCACCTGCTGACATCTTACCCGGTGTAACGGAGACCTTGGAAGGATTGAAGGTGAAGGGGGTCGCCGCCGCTGTAGGGTCCTCCAGTAAGAATGCGCGGTTCATTCTTGAACAAGTAGGCTTGTTAGATTGGTTCGCCGTCGTAGTCGACGGTAATCAAATCTTAAGAAGCAAGCCGGACCCGGAAGTATTTTTGCTCGCGGCAAGTCAGCTGGAATGTGATGCATCCGCATGCCTGGTTGTCGAAGATGCGGTAGCCGGAGTGCAAGCAGGCGTCCATGCAGGAATGGAAGTTGCGGCGGTAGGTGACGCGGTGAACAGCAAGGAAGCGACCTTTACGCTTCAACGAATAGATCAACTGCTCAAGCTGATCTAA
- a CDS encoding GntR family transcriptional regulator produces MNTHKLDKLKRPLYINVYDELLLQINKGEYLVGSQLPSEPDLAKKLGVSRATLRQALVLLQDDGLVRNVRGKGNFVLESSFKQEDTQLEKLSNPMHKCHISAFDQVDLHYRLDPQTEHTKQVLRRDSATVVALERLYRAGGELHAYAFTFMSMQTVERLSLDLDSKERMLDFLENQAYVDANHGNIEIKYTHTVNLADRKDKLMGQNECFLLLETLYDKTEPDYPLMYNKFYIPQQFSNLKLNMSKG; encoded by the coding sequence ATGAACACGCATAAACTAGATAAATTGAAACGGCCGCTTTATATCAATGTATATGATGAGCTTCTTCTTCAGATTAACAAAGGAGAATACCTCGTAGGTAGCCAGCTTCCTTCAGAACCGGATTTAGCCAAAAAACTAGGGGTTAGTCGCGCTACTTTACGGCAAGCTTTAGTTCTTTTGCAAGATGATGGATTAGTAAGAAATGTTCGTGGTAAGGGGAACTTTGTACTTGAATCTTCTTTTAAACAAGAGGATACTCAATTAGAGAAACTGAGCAACCCCATGCATAAATGTCATATAAGCGCATTTGACCAAGTAGATCTACATTATCGGCTGGACCCGCAAACGGAACATACCAAACAAGTATTAAGAAGAGATTCAGCTACAGTTGTAGCTTTGGAACGTTTGTATAGAGCAGGAGGAGAGCTACATGCTTACGCTTTTACTTTTATGTCTATGCAAACAGTAGAGAGGTTATCTTTGGATCTTGATAGTAAAGAGAGAATGCTGGATTTTCTAGAGAATCAGGCTTATGTAGATGCTAACCATGGGAATATTGAAATAAAATATACGCATACCGTTAACTTAGCAGATCGGAAAGATAAATTAATGGGGCAGAACGAGTGCTTTTTGCTACTAGAAACCCTTTACGACAAAACAGAGCCAGATTATCCGTTAATGTATAATAAATTTTATATTCCACAGCAGTTCTCAAATTTAAAATTAAATATGTCTAAAGGTTAA
- a CDS encoding helix-turn-helix domain-containing protein, whose protein sequence is MNTYGEVVRNIRTNKGLSQKEVYLDIISKSYAIEFEKGNHEITLRLLEQILNRLMMGIDEFFYIYRGYKLSKHDTFTNKYSKAGNNNDLEALIEIYQELHQREDLTSKIHLAEVRSRIRLLKHFNLTGQFEKNVILTEDIETITNYLNNLQSWTLQEMQLFTNTLNYIDYDQRDILFQTLIKSMKKYEAHERGRDVICVMLTNMIYELIMINQISYAEILLENLNNISSPQYQTLFFKIVYKYYNGLIKIKRNSKEEGTKLAQSAIDVLYEFGEPYQAKTLESILSQILQ, encoded by the coding sequence TTGAATACCTACGGTGAGGTTGTTCGAAATATACGGACTAATAAGGGATTAAGTCAAAAAGAAGTGTATTTAGATATTATCTCGAAATCATATGCCATTGAATTTGAAAAAGGAAACCATGAGATCACATTAAGGCTGTTAGAACAAATTTTAAATCGACTTATGATGGGGATTGATGAGTTTTTTTACATTTATAGAGGTTATAAACTATCTAAACACGATACATTTACCAACAAATATTCCAAAGCCGGAAACAATAACGATCTCGAAGCATTAATTGAGATTTATCAAGAACTACATCAGAGGGAGGATCTGACCTCAAAAATTCATCTGGCAGAAGTCAGGTCTCGTATAAGATTATTGAAGCACTTTAACTTGACGGGTCAGTTTGAGAAGAATGTCATTTTGACAGAAGATATCGAGACGATCACTAACTATCTCAACAATCTCCAATCCTGGACCCTCCAAGAAATGCAGCTGTTCACAAATACTTTAAATTACATAGATTACGATCAAAGAGATATACTCTTTCAAACGCTTATTAAGTCTATGAAAAAATATGAAGCCCACGAACGCGGACGAGATGTCATATGTGTAATGCTAACCAATATGATTTACGAATTAATTATGATCAATCAAATAAGCTATGCAGAGATCTTACTAGAGAACTTAAATAATATTAGCAGTCCTCAATATCAAACGCTGTTCTTTAAGATTGTATATAAGTATTATAACGGTCTAATTAAAATTAAAAGAAACAGTAAAGAAGAAGGAACGAAGCTTGCTCAATCAGCAATCGATGTATTATATGAATTTGGCGAGCCCTATCAAGCCAAAACATTAGAGTCTATATTGTCACAGATCTTACAATAG
- a CDS encoding glycoside-pentoside-hexuronide (GPH):cation symporter, with protein sequence MSTKQVPWFERISYSLTDTASNLVFQVVTTYLLFYYTDSIGMSAAAVGTLFLIARVIDAFDSPFFGIMIDKTNTRWGKSRPWFLWLALPFSVIAVLTFSVPDISPSGQIVYAYVTYILLGILYAGINLPVTSILPSLSSDPQERTVIGTIRVLFAMVGTIAVTTFTLPIVHKLGQGNDAKGFTWTMIIFASIAFVLFINAFFNTKERVVSASSQKSLPVKEGMKAIKGNWPWAIMLFINFIFWVANIMKTQTTTYYFTYKIERPDLIPMVMGLNLVMILTLVIVPSLTKKLGKRNIMIFGLIVSIIGQLIMFMGDQASSITLLITGSVVVSLGGGFAGGLLFIMIVDTVDYGEWKTGVRAQGLLTASSSFGVKFGMGIGGALSAWMLGLSGYKAGAVQTASALRAIELNFIWIPIVCYVLAIIALLFYTLDKDESQMLADLKARNNIAL encoded by the coding sequence ATGTCAACCAAACAAGTACCATGGTTTGAACGAATCAGCTATTCACTTACCGATACTGCATCCAATCTCGTCTTTCAAGTAGTAACAACCTATCTGTTGTTCTACTACACAGATTCGATCGGAATGAGTGCGGCTGCTGTAGGTACATTATTTTTAATCGCCCGGGTTATCGATGCTTTTGACAGCCCTTTCTTCGGGATCATGATCGATAAGACAAATACCAGATGGGGAAAATCGCGTCCATGGTTCCTATGGTTAGCCTTGCCATTTTCCGTTATCGCTGTGCTAACGTTCTCTGTACCGGATATTAGTCCGTCGGGACAAATTGTGTACGCTTACGTGACCTATATCCTGTTAGGGATTCTATATGCAGGTATCAATTTGCCGGTCACTTCTATTCTGCCCAGTCTATCGAGTGATCCGCAAGAGAGAACGGTTATTGGTACGATTCGTGTCCTGTTTGCCATGGTAGGGACGATTGCCGTAACGACCTTTACATTGCCGATTGTTCATAAATTAGGGCAAGGCAATGATGCCAAAGGCTTTACCTGGACGATGATCATTTTTGCATCAATTGCATTTGTGCTGTTCATCAATGCATTCTTCAATACGAAAGAGCGCGTAGTATCCGCTTCTTCTCAGAAATCTTTACCGGTCAAAGAGGGCATGAAGGCGATCAAAGGCAATTGGCCGTGGGCAATCATGTTGTTTATAAACTTTATTTTCTGGGTGGCGAACATCATGAAGACCCAGACGACAACCTATTATTTCACGTATAAAATTGAAAGACCTGACCTGATTCCAATGGTAATGGGCTTGAACCTAGTCATGATCTTGACCTTAGTCATCGTGCCGTCCTTAACCAAAAAATTAGGTAAACGGAATATCATGATATTCGGATTAATCGTTTCAATTATCGGTCAACTAATCATGTTCATGGGAGATCAAGCGAGCAGCATCACATTACTAATAACTGGAAGTGTCGTTGTTAGTCTTGGTGGCGGTTTTGCAGGCGGATTGTTGTTCATTATGATCGTGGATACCGTGGATTACGGCGAGTGGAAAACAGGGGTTCGTGCACAAGGCTTGCTGACAGCTTCCTCAAGCTTCGGTGTAAAGTTCGGTATGGGTATTGGCGGCGCGTTATCCGCCTGGATGCTTGGACTTAGCGGTTATAAAGCGGGAGCAGTGCAGACGGCTTCGGCATTGCGGGCCATCGAACTAAATTTTATTTGGATTCCTATTGTTTGTTACGTCTTAGCCATTATCGCACTATTGTTCTATACCTTAGATAAAGATGAGAGTCAAATGCTAGCAGATTTGAAAGCACGCAATAACATTGCATTATAA
- a CDS encoding glycoside hydrolase family 3 protein → MLHQVDLTKKPFNLNEQDITWVQETLEGLTLEEKVGQLFCPVGMGDNAALIDMVKKYQPGGLMYRPGPAQEIRSAHKAMQENSKIPMLLAANLENGGDGVATEGTYFGKQLQVAATNDPDMAYKLGTVACSEGRAVGLNWSFGPIVDINMNFRNPITNVRTFGDRPETVLDMGLAYMKAAHENGMAVSIKHFPGDGVDDRDQHLLTSINSLSTEEWDATFGHVYQTLIDEGANTVMVGHIMQPAYQRHFNPQLKDEDLLPSSLSSEILQNLLREKLNFNGVIVSDATLMAGFTIAERRELAVPKAIAAGCDIFLFNRNFEEDLEYMLSGIRNGILTEERLNQAVTRILGLKASLRLHEQARTNTLVPDESALAVIGSEQHHQWAQACADQSVTLVKDTQQLLPVTPETHKRMLLVVLGDEEGSFSAGGTHKPFVEKLRNAGFEVTVHDPMDMQAMFMSVRDYVKQYDFALYFANYATASNKTDLRINYTPPYGGDIPWFIKELPTMFVSVANPFHLQDVPRIPTFINAYSGNEYSLNAIVDKIQGKSEFKGTNPVDPFCGYWEARL, encoded by the coding sequence ATGCTACATCAAGTAGATTTGACGAAGAAACCATTTAACCTGAACGAACAAGATATTACATGGGTACAAGAAACATTAGAAGGCTTAACGTTAGAAGAAAAAGTCGGACAGCTCTTTTGCCCGGTAGGGATGGGTGACAACGCGGCTTTAATCGATATGGTGAAAAAATACCAGCCAGGCGGATTAATGTATCGTCCGGGTCCAGCGCAAGAGATCCGCTCAGCGCATAAAGCCATGCAGGAGAACAGTAAGATACCGATGCTTCTCGCAGCGAACTTGGAAAATGGGGGAGATGGGGTTGCAACGGAAGGCACTTACTTCGGGAAGCAGCTTCAAGTGGCGGCTACAAATGATCCGGATATGGCGTATAAGCTAGGGACTGTGGCTTGTAGTGAAGGAAGAGCTGTGGGATTGAACTGGTCCTTTGGACCAATTGTCGACATTAATATGAATTTCCGCAATCCGATTACGAATGTTCGTACCTTCGGCGATCGTCCAGAGACCGTGCTTGATATGGGACTTGCTTACATGAAGGCAGCCCACGAGAACGGTATGGCGGTATCGATTAAGCATTTTCCGGGTGACGGGGTCGATGATCGGGATCAGCACTTACTGACATCTATAAATTCACTCTCCACAGAAGAGTGGGATGCGACTTTTGGACATGTATATCAGACGTTAATTGATGAAGGTGCTAATACGGTCATGGTCGGACACATTATGCAGCCAGCCTATCAACGTCATTTTAATCCACAATTAAAGGATGAGGATTTGCTTCCAAGTTCGTTGTCGTCAGAAATTCTACAAAATTTGCTGCGCGAGAAGCTGAACTTTAACGGTGTTATCGTCAGTGATGCCACGTTAATGGCCGGATTTACAATAGCAGAACGTCGTGAGCTGGCTGTACCAAAAGCGATTGCTGCGGGATGCGATATCTTCCTCTTCAATCGGAACTTCGAGGAAGATCTAGAGTATATGCTAAGCGGCATTCGTAACGGCATTCTGACGGAAGAACGCTTGAACCAAGCTGTAACGCGTATTCTTGGCTTGAAGGCATCTTTAAGATTGCATGAGCAAGCTCGTACGAATACCTTGGTTCCTGATGAGTCAGCTTTAGCGGTCATTGGTTCTGAGCAACATCACCAATGGGCACAGGCTTGCGCCGACCAATCCGTAACATTAGTGAAAGATACGCAGCAATTACTACCGGTTACACCGGAAACGCATAAGAGAATGCTGCTCGTCGTGTTAGGTGATGAGGAAGGAAGCTTCTCCGCGGGAGGAACCCATAAGCCATTCGTAGAGAAGCTGCGGAATGCTGGATTTGAAGTTACCGTCCATGATCCGATGGACATGCAAGCCATGTTCATGTCGGTTCGGGATTATGTGAAACAATATGACTTCGCGCTTTACTTCGCGAACTACGCGACAGCGAGTAATAAGACAGATCTGCGTATTAACTATACACCGCCATATGGTGGGGATATTCCATGGTTTATTAAAGAATTGCCAACTATGTTCGTATCCGTGGCGAACCCTTTCCATTTGCAGGATGTGCCGCGTATTCCGACGTTCATCAATGCATACTCAGGAAATGAATATTCCTTGAATGCGATCGTTGACAAAATCCAAGGCAAATCTGAATTTAAAGGAACCAATCCGGTCGATCCGTTCTGCGGCTATTGGGAAGCCAGACTATGA
- the deoB gene encoding phosphopentomutase — protein MKKFKRVHLIVMDSVGIGEGKDADQFNDVGSHTLLHIAEHMNGLNLPNLAKLGLSNIEKILGVPKAEKPLAYYTKLQEKSVGKDTMTGHWEIMGLNIDQPFNVYPNGFPDELIKQIEDITGRKVVANKPASGTAILDEYGEHQMKTGDLIVYTSADPVLQIAAHEEIIPLEELYDICEKVREITKDPAYLIGRIIARPYVGQPGKFTRTSNRHDYALKPFHKTVMNSLQDGGYDVIAIGKINDIFDGEGVTESIRTKDNMDGMDKLLDVIKKDFTGMSFLNLVDFDALYGHRRDPEGYGRALEEFDKRLDEVFDSIREDDLLIITADHGNDPTFPGTDHTREFIPVLVYSKQLKDSGALPEHDTFADIGATIADNFDVDMPDNGESFLPFLK, from the coding sequence ATGAAGAAATTTAAACGTGTACATTTAATCGTCATGGATTCAGTAGGCATTGGAGAAGGAAAAGACGCGGATCAATTTAACGATGTTGGCTCCCATACCCTATTACACATTGCAGAACATATGAATGGATTAAATCTGCCCAACCTAGCCAAATTGGGTCTATCTAATATTGAAAAAATTTTGGGTGTACCAAAAGCTGAGAAACCACTTGCTTATTATACTAAATTACAGGAAAAATCAGTCGGGAAAGATACAATGACAGGTCATTGGGAGATCATGGGTTTAAATATTGATCAACCTTTTAATGTGTATCCAAATGGATTCCCCGACGAATTAATTAAACAGATCGAGGACATAACTGGCCGAAAAGTAGTAGCGAATAAACCTGCAAGTGGAACGGCTATTCTTGATGAATATGGCGAGCATCAAATGAAAACAGGGGATCTGATCGTTTATACCTCTGCTGACCCGGTTCTGCAAATTGCAGCTCATGAAGAAATCATCCCATTAGAAGAGTTATATGATATTTGTGAAAAGGTTCGGGAAATCACCAAAGACCCTGCCTATTTAATTGGTCGTATTATTGCCAGACCTTATGTAGGCCAACCCGGGAAATTTACGAGAACCTCCAATCGTCATGACTATGCCTTGAAACCATTTCATAAAACGGTTATGAATAGCTTGCAAGACGGAGGTTATGATGTCATCGCCATTGGTAAAATCAATGATATTTTCGATGGTGAAGGCGTTACAGAATCCATTCGTACAAAAGACAATATGGATGGTATGGATAAACTGCTTGATGTAATTAAGAAAGATTTCACTGGAATGAGCTTTTTGAATTTAGTTGATTTTGATGCTTTATACGGTCATCGTCGTGATCCGGAAGGCTATGGAAGAGCATTAGAGGAATTCGATAAACGATTAGATGAGGTATTCGATTCCATCCGAGAAGATGATTTGTTAATCATTACGGCTGACCATGGAAATGACCCAACCTTCCCTGGTACAGACCATACTCGTGAGTTTATTCCTGTCCTAGTCTATTCCAAGCAATTAAAGGACAGTGGGGCATTACCTGAGCATGATACCTTTGCTGATATCGGTGCGACTATAGCAGATAACTTTGATGTTGATATGCCAGACAACGGTGAGTCTTTCCTGCCATTTCTTAAATAA